From one Halothece sp. PCC 7418 genomic stretch:
- a CDS encoding lipopolysaccharide assembly protein LapB translates to MSSTPMTLKRRMFTIVAGLGFLAFMGTQVQNMIIQGMQASQQQEQQARQGNQQQLEQLQVKEKGYEAVLEREPKNENALKGLVQTRLDMKDYEGAIPPLEKLVKLNPEQEKYQELLKRIKDR, encoded by the coding sequence ATGTCTAGCACACCCATGACGCTGAAGAGACGAATGTTTACGATTGTTGCAGGTCTGGGATTTTTGGCTTTTATGGGAACACAAGTGCAAAATATGATTATACAAGGAATGCAAGCTAGTCAACAGCAGGAGCAACAAGCCCGTCAAGGAAATCAGCAACAGCTAGAGCAGCTACAGGTAAAAGAAAAGGGTTATGAGGCGGTTTTAGAGCGTGAACCCAAGAATGAAAATGCTTTGAAAGGTTTAGTACAAACGCGGTTAGATATGAAGGATTATGAAGGGGCAATTCCGCCGTTGGAGAAGTTAGTAAAACTAAATCCAGAACAGGAGAAATATCAAGAATTGCTTAAACGAATTAAAGATAGGTAA
- a CDS encoding methyltransferase domain-containing protein: protein MLSNLPVRWKKAYSQMWEKYINDHHPTESQISSFKLHIGGKQAHPDWKILDIEQRPEVDFVGNAADLSMFESDSIDTIYASHTLEHFYYGLNNELINILKEWNRVLKPGGKLMISVPNLEVLCSLYTRQDLNFNQRFQIMRMMFGGQTNIYDVHKVGFDFTTLSVYLEEANFKQINRVREFNIFNDCSSLKFLDTLISLNVIAYKNNGHIISETQTQNSELEGCSQNDSEFNEDSLTNLKPFQAIKDKSIIINSDQV, encoded by the coding sequence ATGCTCAGCAATTTACCCGTGAGATGGAAAAAAGCCTACTCTCAAATGTGGGAGAAATACATTAATGATCATCATCCTACAGAATCCCAGATAAGCTCTTTCAAACTTCATATTGGAGGAAAACAAGCTCATCCTGATTGGAAAATTCTAGATATTGAACAACGTCCAGAAGTAGATTTTGTTGGTAATGCAGCCGATCTAAGTATGTTTGAGTCCGATTCAATTGATACTATTTATGCTAGTCATACTTTAGAACATTTTTACTATGGTCTGAATAATGAATTAATTAATATTTTAAAGGAATGGAATCGAGTTTTAAAGCCAGGAGGAAAACTAATGATTAGTGTTCCCAATTTAGAAGTGTTATGTAGTCTATACACTCGGCAGGATTTAAATTTTAATCAGCGCTTTCAGATTATGAGAATGATGTTTGGGGGGCAAACGAACATTTATGATGTTCATAAAGTAGGATTTGACTTTACCACATTAAGTGTTTACTTAGAAGAAGCAAACTTTAAGCAAATCAATAGAGTAAGAGAATTTAATATTTTTAATGATTGTAGCTCGTTAAAATTTCTAGATACGTTAATTAGTCTGAATGTTATTGCTTATAAAAATAACGGACATATTATTTCAGAAACTCAGACTCAAAACTCAGAACTTGAGGGGTGTAGTCAAAATGATTCTGAATTTAATGAAGACTCGTTGACAAATTTGAAACCTTTCCAAGCAATTAAAGATAAATCTATTATCATTAATTCTGACCAAGTATAA
- a CDS encoding type II toxin-antitoxin system PemK/MazF family toxin, translating to MQLSKGDIVLVPFPFSNFTQTKLRPAVILWVDLKGQDVTLCFISSQSLSETSDDEFVINSNDPEFSLTGLKLTSKVKVSKIITLERKLLRRRLGKLGEQQLNLLNQTLVKVFDLK from the coding sequence ATGCAACTGAGTAAAGGTGATATTGTGCTTGTCCCTTTTCCTTTTTCTAACTTTACTCAAACTAAACTCCGACCTGCAGTAATTTTATGGGTTGATCTTAAAGGACAGGATGTAACGCTTTGCTTTATTTCCTCGCAATCACTTTCCGAAACCAGTGACGATGAATTTGTTATCAATTCAAACGATCCAGAATTTTCTCTAACAGGACTCAAACTCACCTCAAAAGTTAAAGTTTCAAAAATTATAACCCTTGAACGGAAATTATTGAGGCGACGCTTAGGAAAATTAGGCGAACAACAACTCAATCTTCTTAACCAAACTTTGGTTAAAGTATTTGATTTAAAGTAG
- a CDS encoding type II toxin-antitoxin system MqsA family antitoxin, producing MKCLICQQGETKQGKVTVPLEREGVILIFKNVPAEVCENCGEYYLSEQTTDLLLEQAENAIAHGTQLEVRQFAA from the coding sequence ATGAAATGTTTAATTTGCCAGCAAGGAGAAACTAAGCAGGGTAAAGTGACAGTTCCTTTAGAAAGGGAGGGAGTTATTTTAATCTTTAAAAATGTCCCTGCTGAAGTCTGTGAAAATTGTGGTGAGTATTACTTAAGTGAGCAGACAACTGATTTATTGTTAGAACAAGCAGAAAACGCGATCGCGCACGGAACACAGTTAGAAGTTCGACAATTTGCAGCCTAA
- a CDS encoding type II toxin-antitoxin system HicB family antitoxin, which yields MPNREFYVLVEKDEDGYFVGEVPQLQGCYSQGQTLDELMTNIKEVIHLCLEDEDHQHKNEFVGIQKIEV from the coding sequence ATGCCTAATCGAGAATTTTATGTTCTGGTTGAAAAGGATGAAGATGGTTACTTCGTTGGTGAAGTTCCTCAGTTACAAGGATGTTATAGCCAAGGTCAGACTTTAGATGAGTTAATGACCAATATTAAAGAAGTCATTCACCTATGTTTAGAAGATGAAGATCATCAGCACAAAAATGAATTTGTAGGGATTCAAAAGATAGAAGTTTAA
- a CDS encoding Rpn family recombination-promoting nuclease/putative transposase, producing the protein MKTDSLFYRLFQIRPQILFELLSNSSEPVTNYEFTSVEVKQLAFRIDGVFLPKNGEPNSPLYVVEVQFQPDEHLYSRLFSELFLYLRQYQPIYPWRVVVIYPTRRVERSGDSHFQPLLNLEQVTRIYLDELEEGENCPLGVRLVKLVTAREKETSQKAQDLLQVVTEGVEEKQLRNDIIDLIESIIVYKFPQKTRKEIAAMLGVDDLKQTRFYQEVFTEGKLEGKQEGKLEGKQEGKQEGKLEVVSRMLESGVELGTIAQWLDLPLEVVKEQANQKQK; encoded by the coding sequence TTGAAGACAGACAGCCTTTTTTACCGCCTCTTCCAAATCCGACCCCAAATTTTATTTGAACTGCTATCTAATAGCTCTGAACCAGTTACTAATTATGAATTTACTTCTGTAGAAGTCAAACAACTCGCCTTTCGTATTGATGGGGTATTTCTTCCGAAAAATGGAGAACCCAACAGCCCACTGTATGTGGTAGAAGTGCAGTTTCAACCTGATGAGCATCTTTACTCTCGCCTTTTTTCCGAGCTTTTTCTCTACCTAAGACAATATCAGCCGATTTATCCCTGGCGGGTGGTGGTAATTTATCCGACTCGCAGAGTAGAAAGGAGTGGTGATTCTCATTTCCAACCTCTATTAAACTTAGAACAAGTGACTCGGATTTATCTCGATGAATTAGAGGAAGGAGAAAATTGTCCTTTGGGAGTGCGCTTAGTCAAATTAGTGACAGCAAGAGAAAAAGAAACTTCCCAAAAAGCGCAAGATTTATTACAAGTCGTTACAGAGGGGGTAGAAGAAAAGCAACTCAGAAACGATATTATAGATTTAATAGAAAGCATTATTGTTTATAAGTTTCCACAGAAGACTCGAAAGGAGATTGCAGCAATGTTAGGAGTCGATGATTTAAAACAAACACGCTTTTATCAAGAAGTGTTTACAGAAGGAAAACTGGAAGGAAAACAAGAAGGAAAACTGGAAGGAAAACAAGAAGGAAAACAAGAAGGAAAACTGGAAGTTGTGTCTCGAATGCTAGAGTCTGGTGTTGAGTTAGGTACGATCGCGCAGTGGTTAGATTTACCCCTAGAAGTGGTCAAAGAACAGGCGAATCAAAAACAAAAGTAA
- a CDS encoding prepilin-type N-terminal cleavage/methylation domain-containing protein, whose product MSLHSSFIQGSQKNAGFTLLELLIVIIILGILSALAWPTYLSQAGKARQAGAEMLIGKVNRSQQVYRIIHGTFATNYADLEDFNTLPNPDGYTFAPNMTATNNEGIVEAESNDLVSQPHLCGIANLSTTQIEEDTTFNDGNCP is encoded by the coding sequence ATTAGTCTGCATTCATCTTTTATCCAAGGATCACAAAAAAATGCAGGCTTCACTCTGCTGGAGTTGCTGATCGTTATTATTATATTAGGCATCTTGTCAGCACTGGCTTGGCCAACTTATCTGTCTCAAGCAGGTAAAGCGAGACAGGCGGGAGCCGAAATGTTAATCGGCAAAGTGAATCGCTCTCAGCAAGTCTATCGCATCATACACGGTACATTTGCCACCAACTATGCTGATTTAGAAGACTTTAACACACTGCCTAATCCTGATGGTTACACATTTGCTCCTAATATGACTGCTACCAATAATGAGGGAATCGTGGAAGCGGAAAGCAATGACTTAGTTTCTCAACCTCACTTGTGTGGAATCGCCAACCTTAGTACCACCCAGATCGAGGAAGATACGACCTTTAACGATGGTAATTGTCCATAA
- a CDS encoding type II toxin-antitoxin system HicA family toxin yields MSKLPIIKTEKLVKALKKAGFEAVRQRGSHLRLKHPDGRVVTIPIHQGQDIGRGLLRKILRDADLNVDELVTSSPAKLRYSGGFLVIPMDGITPLI; encoded by the coding sequence ATGTCAAAACTTCCCATTATCAAAACAGAAAAATTAGTGAAAGCTCTCAAAAAAGCAGGTTTTGAAGCAGTTCGGCAGCGAGGAAGTCATTTGCGATTAAAACATCCTGATGGAAGAGTTGTCACGATACCAATACATCAAGGTCAAGATATTGGAAGAGGACTATTACGAAAAATTTTAAGGGATGCTGATTTAAATGTAGATGAATTAGTGACATCCTCCCCCGCTAAACTTCGTTATAGCGGGGGCTTCCTAGTTATTCCCATGGATGGGATTACACCACTGATCTAA
- a CDS encoding type II toxin-antitoxin system RelE/ParE family toxin, with the protein MGTKSKYQVQVHPAVRTEDIPSLPAQLQNDFSGYQLAIARDPYQRCGVPNHALKGKLRGYRALEIDWEGVAYRLVYRVYEKPSPRRVLVISFAEHDPAYEKAIARIKN; encoded by the coding sequence GTGGGTACGAAGTCTAAATATCAAGTTCAAGTTCACCCAGCTGTAAGGACAGAAGATATTCCCAGTTTACCTGCTCAATTGCAAAATGATTTTTCAGGGTATCAGTTAGCAATAGCTAGAGATCCTTATCAAAGGTGTGGAGTACCTAATCATGCTTTGAAAGGGAAATTAAGAGGATACCGTGCTTTAGAAATTGATTGGGAAGGCGTTGCTTATCGTCTGGTTTATCGCGTTTATGAAAAGCCTTCTCCACGACGAGTCTTAGTAATTAGTTTTGCTGAACATGATCCTGCTTATGAGAAAGCGATCGCGCGGATTAAGAATTGA
- a CDS encoding DUF4258 domain-containing protein, with protein sequence MEYEQLIFSSHAIKQMFSRKISKAEVKTVLSAGEVIREYLDDSPYPSYLFLGFVFDRPIHVVVGFDFKTRRAYVITTYQPDSELWELDYKRRKKT encoded by the coding sequence ATGGAATATGAACAGTTAATTTTTTCTAGCCATGCGATTAAGCAAATGTTTTCTCGGAAAATTAGCAAAGCTGAAGTAAAAACAGTTCTTTCGGCAGGGGAAGTAATTAGAGAATATCTTGATGACTCTCCTTATCCAAGTTACTTATTTTTAGGTTTCGTTTTTGATCGTCCCATTCATGTAGTGGTGGGGTTTGACTTTAAAACAAGAAGGGCTTACGTTATTACAACTTATCAACCCGATTCTGAACTCTGGGAATTAGATTATAAGAGGAGAAAAAAGACATGA
- a CDS encoding type IV pilin-like G/H family protein — MQTNFQARLLQFLNEKKRNQGFTLIELLVVIIIIGILSAVALPTFLNQAGKARQAGAESIIGALNRAQQAYRVEDGVFTDAYTSLDVGYSSAPDAEGYTFPGTMSASADLVRIPVTSANTSDQPNLCGAANLSTTGIDESNSAGTAACPF; from the coding sequence ATGCAGACCAATTTTCAAGCTAGACTACTACAATTCCTAAACGAGAAAAAGCGTAACCAAGGTTTTACCCTCATTGAACTTCTCGTTGTAATTATCATCATCGGTATTTTATCGGCAGTTGCCCTGCCCACGTTTTTGAACCAAGCTGGTAAAGCTCGACAAGCAGGTGCTGAATCCATCATTGGGGCTCTGAATCGTGCTCAGCAGGCTTATCGTGTGGAAGACGGAGTATTTACGGATGCATATACCAGTTTAGATGTTGGCTATAGTTCTGCTCCTGATGCCGAGGGATACACCTTCCCAGGTACTATGTCTGCTTCTGCTGATCTAGTTCGTATTCCTGTTACAAGTGCTAACACATCCGACCAGCCTAACTTGTGTGGCGCAGCCAACTTAAGCACAACAGGTATCGACGAGTCTAATTCTGCTGGAACTGCTGCTTGCCCATTCTAA
- a CDS encoding sulfotransferase domain-containing protein yields the protein MNIVWLASYPKSGNTFLRLLLYRYIYADVMDRTKEVEDKVPDVHKLISEGKKLNVMLDGSVLVKSHFLLSSQHPYFSHTVGFIYILRNPRDVIFSNARYFGLSKDQDSLHSFVENFIKNKGVDRWTKMGMGTYLGHLTSWLNGVNSFPHLFIKYENLKEKPIETLTNVINFLGIEIDKNKMQEVIEDCDINKLREIEIQEKQNNETTVFHGSSKGEYFIGQGKTNQSLAEISKDLEHLYQENFERFVRIFGY from the coding sequence ATGAACATTGTTTGGCTTGCCTCCTACCCCAAATCTGGTAATACATTTTTACGTTTACTTCTCTACCGATATATTTATGCGGATGTCATGGACAGGACAAAAGAAGTAGAGGACAAAGTACCAGATGTACATAAACTAATATCTGAAGGGAAAAAACTTAATGTCATGTTAGATGGCTCAGTTTTAGTAAAAAGCCACTTTCTTTTATCCAGTCAACATCCTTATTTTAGCCATACTGTTGGTTTTATTTATATCTTGCGGAATCCTAGGGATGTCATTTTCAGTAACGCACGGTATTTTGGTCTTTCTAAAGACCAAGACTCACTACATTCGTTTGTAGAAAACTTTATTAAGAATAAGGGAGTTGATCGGTGGACAAAAATGGGAATGGGAACTTATCTTGGACATTTGACTAGCTGGTTAAATGGGGTTAATTCATTTCCTCACTTATTCATTAAATATGAAAACCTAAAAGAGAAACCAATTGAAACTCTAACTAATGTCATTAATTTTCTAGGAATAGAGATAGATAAAAATAAGATGCAAGAAGTGATAGAAGATTGTGATATTAATAAATTGAGGGAAATAGAAATACAAGAAAAACAAAACAATGAGACAACTGTTTTTCATGGTTCATCTAAAGGAGAATATTTTATAGGTCAAGGGAAAACAAATCAATCCTTGGCTGAAATTAGCAAAGATTTAGAACATCTTTATCAGGAAAATTTTGAAAGATTTGTCCGCATTTTTGGATATTAA
- a CDS encoding O-antigen ligase family protein — translation MTSDTTTDSKSVTLPQTWQGQWLGWLALATLVTFAWLPWSYRFMVDWPWIIVWQLGFLILGIWLIWMLRQFQLPFKPLGHGLDWAVCAIALSVILSSLFCSFPLVAAKNIAVTMGYGVLLYVTRNWIGNSTLTWERLWMGLGITGGISTVVGLYKWWPQRDFEYLRNPFPLGHHNFVAGYLVLVLPLTIAWSLSRPGWQRITGLAVSGLMLFHLYTTGSRGGMLGIIALATVAVIFAIAQTRGRLRKRLAIALIAGLLAMMIAIITSPRVEHLIQFGPTESNPVPVQIQLDGNMEFRLFLWQGAFNIFQDRPLLGVGPGNMSRMYNLYRPIVSGTSGTYNVQQLHNTPLQLLGELGVLGLGAVVAFAWLVTRLWFRLEQRSLSGEKRLLLYGVGGSLLAYGVSSLTDYQLENIPISTTLLLSVVLLLALADQLDLASPISVSTSQRRTFSLGGIASIGLACFVSFPLTTAMWLDDQARDHFQAGEVSRGVEDLLNASGLVRWDPTYSLELGFQLLKVRNKTPKQERAKELEEGIINAFQEAWQTSPKDNMFLYHLGLFKRQSDPEQAQKLLGQAVQIRFREQSYTTYTYYALATAYLEEGLIDQAITALSLQGLNNPEFLVAKVWNQPRLAELKDAVIEESLTFYKMLLAKLPSESDLYNSVREREILIRWWHQKPFTTEVLNELSPVTQALITAEDSPEVALSIIKTELSKTSDQNPLLLLGAWLDPEEYLETYWKQNTKTDFGDKDQFRATIREQRELRNWISALPEIAPPQKNRTALSIAYRNNDIERQATILQPPELKLHPLPKALNLFPSYPRSFPPLEQLINEIRTEKLNLPHPTQNNFQLNQYQ, via the coding sequence ATGACTTCTGACACGACAACTGACTCGAAAAGCGTTACTCTTCCTCAAACTTGGCAAGGTCAATGGTTAGGTTGGCTTGCCTTAGCTACTTTGGTGACTTTTGCTTGGCTACCGTGGAGTTATCGCTTCATGGTGGACTGGCCCTGGATTATTGTCTGGCAACTGGGATTTCTCATCCTAGGGATTTGGCTGATTTGGATGTTACGCCAGTTTCAATTGCCATTTAAGCCCCTTGGTCATGGTTTAGATTGGGCAGTGTGCGCGATCGCGCTGTCAGTGATTCTTTCCAGTCTCTTTTGCTCGTTTCCTCTGGTGGCTGCGAAGAATATTGCGGTGACAATGGGCTACGGTGTATTGCTTTATGTAACCCGCAATTGGATTGGTAATTCAACCCTGACTTGGGAACGGTTATGGATGGGACTGGGAATAACCGGTGGCATTTCCACAGTGGTAGGGTTATACAAGTGGTGGCCCCAACGAGACTTTGAATATTTACGTAATCCTTTTCCCCTTGGACATCATAACTTTGTTGCAGGATATTTGGTTTTAGTGCTTCCTTTAACCATTGCTTGGAGTCTATCCCGACCAGGTTGGCAACGGATTACTGGCTTGGCGGTTAGTGGTCTCATGCTATTCCATCTTTACACCACTGGATCGAGAGGGGGAATGCTGGGAATCATTGCCTTGGCAACAGTAGCCGTCATCTTCGCGATCGCGCAGACTCGGGGACGTTTGAGAAAGCGACTGGCGATTGCCTTAATTGCAGGATTGTTGGCAATGATGATCGCGATTATTACGAGCCCACGGGTTGAGCACTTAATTCAGTTTGGACCTACTGAGTCTAACCCAGTACCTGTGCAAATACAGCTTGATGGGAACATGGAATTTCGCCTGTTTTTATGGCAAGGGGCGTTCAATATTTTTCAAGATCGACCGCTGCTTGGGGTTGGACCTGGGAATATGTCGCGGATGTATAACCTTTATCGCCCTATTGTTTCCGGAACATCTGGAACTTACAATGTGCAACAGCTTCACAATACGCCACTCCAGTTGCTTGGGGAACTCGGCGTGTTAGGTTTAGGGGCGGTGGTCGCATTTGCCTGGTTAGTTACTCGTCTTTGGTTTCGCCTTGAGCAGCGATCGCTGTCAGGTGAGAAGCGTTTACTCTTATACGGCGTTGGAGGCAGCCTATTGGCTTATGGGGTATCCAGTTTGACCGATTATCAATTGGAAAATATCCCGATTAGTACCACTCTCCTCTTGTCAGTTGTTCTCCTTTTAGCTTTAGCTGACCAATTAGATCTAGCCAGCCCAATATCGGTTTCCACTTCACAACGACGTACGTTTAGTTTAGGAGGCATTGCTTCTATTGGTTTAGCTTGTTTTGTCTCTTTCCCTCTCACAACAGCAATGTGGCTGGATGATCAAGCAAGAGACCACTTTCAAGCAGGGGAGGTTTCTAGAGGCGTTGAAGATCTCCTGAATGCATCTGGGCTAGTGAGGTGGGATCCGACCTACTCTTTAGAATTAGGATTTCAGCTTCTCAAAGTTCGCAATAAAACGCCAAAGCAAGAGAGAGCAAAAGAATTAGAAGAAGGGATCATCAATGCTTTTCAAGAGGCTTGGCAAACCTCTCCAAAAGACAATATGTTTCTTTATCACTTAGGATTGTTCAAACGCCAGAGTGATCCTGAGCAAGCGCAAAAACTATTAGGTCAAGCGGTTCAAATTCGATTCCGAGAACAAAGTTACACAACTTACACCTATTATGCTCTCGCAACGGCTTATCTAGAAGAAGGCTTAATCGATCAGGCAATTACTGCTCTTTCGCTTCAGGGACTGAACAATCCTGAATTTTTGGTGGCAAAAGTTTGGAATCAACCGCGTTTGGCTGAATTAAAAGATGCTGTTATAGAAGAAAGCCTCACCTTCTACAAGATGCTACTGGCGAAACTTCCTTCTGAGTCTGATCTCTATAATAGTGTTCGCGAGCGAGAGATTTTAATTCGATGGTGGCATCAAAAGCCCTTCACAACTGAGGTATTAAATGAACTAAGCCCAGTCACCCAAGCTCTGATAACAGCAGAAGACTCCCCCGAAGTTGCCCTCTCCATCATTAAAACAGAGTTATCAAAAACGTCTGATCAAAATCCACTCTTATTGTTAGGAGCTTGGCTTGATCCTGAGGAATACCTAGAAACTTACTGGAAGCAAAATACTAAAACTGATTTTGGAGACAAAGACCAGTTTAGGGCTACTATCAGAGAACAACGGGAACTGAGAAATTGGATTAGTGCTTTACCTGAAATAGCTCCGCCTCAAAAAAATCGAACTGCCCTTTCCATCGCTTATAGAAATAACGATATAGAAAGGCAAGCCACGATTCTCCAACCCCCCGAATTGAAATTACATCCTTTACCGAAAGCTCTCAATCTATTCCCCTCCTATCCACGGTCTTTTCCTCCCCTTGAGCAGCTAATCAATGAAATTAGAACCGAAAAGCTCAATCTTCCGCACCCAACACAAAATAACTTTCAACTTAATCAATATCAATAA